CGCAGGCACGGGCCCTGTAGGTTCTAGTGGCCTGCGCGGCCTTCACTCCCGAATCGACCGTTACAGACCACTAGGCGGCCAGCGCCAGTTCCGGACGCACCGGCCGGGCCAGCGGCTCGGTGAACAGCTCGATGTCCGGGTGATAGGTGCGCACCATGAATTCGTAGAACGGATGCTGCGAGGCGTGCCAGTTGCGCTCGGCGGCCGTCACGTCGAAGCCGAGGATGCGGTGCGGCAGGTTGCCGGCGTGCGCCAGCGGCACCATCTGCCCCGCGGCGAGCAGGTCGGTGAAGCCCAGGCGGCGGTACTGGCGGATCAGGCCGTCGCTGCGCGCGCCGATCACCATCCATTGCACCTGACGCGCCATGCAGTACAGGTAGGTGGCCTTCATCAGCCCCAGCTTCACGCGCGGATCGTCGTGGCCGGGCAGCACGGCCAGGCGCGTGACTTCCGCCAGCACCTGGTCCGACATCGGCTCGGGCAGCACCGCGCTGTGCTCGATCTGCAGCGGCTGGCGGGCATTGGTCGCCAGGCGCACCGTGCCCACCGCCTCGCCGCTGTCGCGGTCGCAGGCGACGAACACCGCGGTCTCGGGGCTCCAGTCCAGGTCGTCGGGCTCGCCGAACGGGACCCGCAGGTTGGGCAGGTGATGGCCGTAGGAGGCGGAGCGGACCCGGCAGGCGGCACGAAGGTCCGCCTCGGACCGGGCCACACGAAGGGTGAAGCGAAGACGCTGAATGGACATTTTCGAAGACCTTCCTGGGTTGGATGGGAGTTGTGGGTCTTCTCCCGAACGACGAGCCGCCGGACTCTCGCTGGGCCGGTCCCGACTTCACCGGACGCCTAAGCGAACGCCATACCTGATTTCTTGATCCAGCGGACGGCGGCAAGCGTGCACTAGTACCGCAAACGCACGCATCCGTAGCAACCCGCCTGGCGCTCGTGAAGGCCGGGAAAGGTCATCGCTTTGCGGCGCTCTTGCGTCGAGAAGCAACCGATGGTCGAGGAAGCGTCACGGTGCGAAAGCCGCACGCCGATGCACGAGCGGTTAGGCATGTCGTGTGCCAGAAGCGGTGCATCTGCACCGCAAAGGAGATCGACATGCCCCGATCAGACCGCACTGCCGACAAGCATCGCCGCATCCAGGCCGAGCAGGACCGCGCCGACGCCGCCAAGCCCAAGGAGGAAAAGCCCCAGGCCAAGGGCGCGGCCCAGGCGGGCGCGCGTGCCCAGCCGCAGGAACTGCCGGCGCAGCACATCGAGAAGCCGGGCCTGGAGGCCGAGCTGGCGCTCAAGCCGCGCTTTCACGCGCCGGACTACGAGGGCAGCAACAAGCTGCGCCACATGGCGGCCATCGTGACGGGGGGCGACTCCGGCATCGGCCGCGCGGTGGCGGTGCTGTATGCCCGCGAAGGCGCCGATGTGGCCATCGTCTACCTCAGCGAGGACGAGGATGCCGAGGAGACGAAACGGTGGGTGGAGGCCGAGGGCCGGCGTTGCCTGCTGATCCGCGGCGACGTGAAGGACGCGGCGTTCTGCAAGCAGGCCGTCGAGCAGACCGTGCAGGCCTTCGGCAAGCTGGACATCCTGGTGAACAACGCCGCTTTCCAGGAGCACGCCGATTCGCTCGACCAGCTCAGCGACGAGCGCTTCGACGAGACGCTGCGCACCAACGTCTACGGCTACTTCCACATGGCCCGGGCGGCGCTGCCGTACCTGAAGCAAGGCTCGTCGATCATCAACACCGGCTCGGTGGTGGGCCTGGAGGGCAGTCCCAAGCTGCTGGACTACTCGACGACCAAGGGCGCCATCCACGCCTTCACCAAGTCGCTGGCTGCCAACCTGATCGACAAGGGCATCCGCGTCAACGCGGTCGCGCCCGGCCCGGTGTGGACGCCGCTCAACCCGGCGGACAAGCCGGCCGACAAGGTGCAGAAGTTCGGCCAGGACACCGACATGAAGCGCGCGGCGCAGCCGGAGGAACTGTCACCGGCGTATGTGTTCCTGGCCGCACCGTCGTGTGCGGGCTACATCACCGGCATCGTGCTGCCGGTGACGGGGTCGATCGGCGCGATCTAGCGGGCCGCCTAGCGGCCGAAGAAATGCTGGAAGACCTGAGGTTCGATGACTTCGCGGATCGCCATGCCGCGCAGCGGCTCCTCGAAGGGCTGCGACGGGCGCGGCGAGTCGAGGTCGGCGGGCATCGTGATGTCCCAGGGGCGGCCGCGGCGCGGCTCGGCGTCGCCGCCGGCCAGCAGTTCGGCCAGCGATTCGGCGGGGGCCGCCGTGCGGGTTTGAGGACGAGACCGTTTCATGATGCTGCTCCCAACTTCCTGTGTGAGATCAGTATCGGCAGCGTCTGGCAGCCGCATGCGCCGAAATGGCAGGCTGGCCGGTGCCAATTCCGGACCGGGCGCGCGGCGCGT
The Piscinibacter sp. XHJ-5 DNA segment above includes these coding regions:
- a CDS encoding SDR family oxidoreductase; this translates as MPRSDRTADKHRRIQAEQDRADAAKPKEEKPQAKGAAQAGARAQPQELPAQHIEKPGLEAELALKPRFHAPDYEGSNKLRHMAAIVTGGDSGIGRAVAVLYAREGADVAIVYLSEDEDAEETKRWVEAEGRRCLLIRGDVKDAAFCKQAVEQTVQAFGKLDILVNNAAFQEHADSLDQLSDERFDETLRTNVYGYFHMARAALPYLKQGSSIINTGSVVGLEGSPKLLDYSTTKGAIHAFTKSLAANLIDKGIRVNAVAPGPVWTPLNPADKPADKVQKFGQDTDMKRAAQPEELSPAYVFLAAPSCAGYITGIVLPVTGSIGAI